Proteins from one Falco cherrug isolate bFalChe1 chromosome 7, bFalChe1.pri, whole genome shotgun sequence genomic window:
- the GPR65 gene encoding psychosine receptor, whose product MNNTAKCHDDHTLDKYLFPSVYSIVMMISIPINCISLYASCIQVRKKNELAVYIFSLSLADLLYSLILPLWIDYAWNGDNWRLSALLCQISAFLMYMNFYTSTAFLACISVDRYLALVHPLKLQHLRTRRFSLIVSIIVWLLESILNSAILMNNEVFNDPCNFTNHTLCYDKYPLEWWQAWMNLFRICSGYLVPLIIIVFCYHKIYQVVRCNQATLDEEKKKVRKLILNITVTFIVCFTPYHVMLLIRSIKEPYSTDPQLLQLMYKVYRVTQAFTSFNCIADPILYCFVSETARTDILNLLRCRLCLRKQKGDQAKDHALCSFATKSSVLITHRTSGETETEQAHS is encoded by the coding sequence ATGAACAACACTGCTAAGTGCCATGATGATCACACCCTGGACAAGTATTTGTTTCCAAGTGTGTACAGCATTGTGATGATGATCAGTATTCCCATCAACTGCATATCCCTGTATGCATCTTGCATTCAGGTGAGGAAAAAGAATGAGTTAGCAGTCTACATCTTCAGCCTGTCCCTAGCTGACCTTTTGTACTCTCTGATTCTGCCCCTATGGATCGATTATGCCTGGAATGGAGATAACTGGAGGCTCTCTGCCTTGCTTTGTCAGATTTCTGCCTTCCTTATGTATATGAATTTCTACACCAGCACTGCGTTCCTTGCTTGCATCTCTGTTGACAGGTACCTGGCATTAGTTCACCCCTTGAAGCTCCAGCACTTGCGCACAAGAAGATTTTCATTGATTGTCAGCATAATTGTTTGGCTTCTGGAAAGCATCTTGAATTCAGCCATATTGATGAACAACGAAGTATTCAATGATCCTTGCAATTTCACTAATCACACGTTATGCTATGATAAATACCCCCTAGAATGGTGGCAGGCATGGATGAATTTATTCCGGATATGTTCAGGGTACCTGGTCCCTTTGATAATCATCGTGTTTTGCTACCACAAGATCTACCAGGTAGTGAGATGTAATCAAGCCACACTAGacgaagaaaagaaaaaagtgagaaaacttatTCTGAATATCACAGTTACTTTCATTGTTTGCTTCACTCCTTATCACGTTATGTTGCTTATTCGCAGCATTAAAGAACCTTACAGCACTGACCCACAGCTTTTGCAGCTGATGTATAAGGTTTACAGAGTCACACAGGCCTTTACAAGTTTCAATTGCATTGCTGATCCCATTCTTTACTGCTTCGTGAGCGAAACGGCACGAACAGACATACTGAATTTGCTCAGGTGTCGCTTGTGCCTACGAAAGCAGAAGGGAGACCAAGCAAAAGACCATGCTCTGTGCAGTTTTGCTACAAAGAGCAGTGTGCTGATCACCCACAGAACTTCAGGTGAAACAGAGACTGAGCAAGCACATTCAtag